A window of the Gammaproteobacteria bacterium genome harbors these coding sequences:
- a CDS encoding cytochrome C oxidase subunit II produces MHIDPLERTWVVVVGLLTAMMLGVIFYTAWSGDIHPPSNVEVIDSTRLHLTEEFAEDNLGARTQPDGSVRVAMVATRYGFYPQHIEVPVDTPITFRFATPDSLHGLHIPGTNVDTMVIPGFVSEVNTVLQNTGTFPMYCNEYCGLGHHDMWSRVTITPKQG; encoded by the coding sequence ATGCATATCGATCCGCTTGAACGTACCTGGGTCGTGGTGGTGGGGTTGCTCACCGCCATGATGCTGGGGGTAATCTTTTACACCGCCTGGTCAGGCGACATCCATCCTCCCAGCAACGTGGAGGTCATCGACTCCACCCGCCTGCATCTGACCGAGGAGTTTGCGGAGGACAACCTGGGCGCCAGGACCCAGCCGGACGGGTCGGTCAGGGTCGCGATGGTCGCCACGCGATACGGATTCTATCCGCAGCACATCGAGGTGCCCGTGGACACTCCCATCACCTTCCGCTTCGCCACACCGGATTCGTTGCACGGGTTGCACATTCCCGGTACGAACGTGGATACCATGGTAATCCCGGGTTTCGTCTCGGAGGTCAATACGGTGCTCCAGAACACTGGCACCTTCCCCATGTACTGCAACGAGTATTGCGGGCTGGGGCATCACGACATGTGGAGCCGGGTCACCATCACGCCCAAACAGGGCTGA
- a CDS encoding cbb3-type cytochrome c oxidase subunit I: MTEREKPNGLALSHMWVAMITFLVAAFLGLYQVLERAEYIPAWAEGYYTSVTAHGVIMAYVLTTFFIVGFGYYCASSSLKRPIWSPGLAWGGFLMMLVGVLLVVYAIVTGQGTVLYTFYPPLTAHWTFYVGAALLVVGSIAWIIIMIVMPIRWKRENPGQPLPLIMFTTTANALLWGWTLVGVALEVVFQLIPLSVGWIDSVDVGLAKTLFAWTLHPIVYFWLIPAYQAFYMLVPRVAGGRLFSDEMARVAFIMLLVFSLPIGMHHLYVDPFQAAGWKLFHAFGTFMVAVPTLITGFTVLAGLELAGRLRGGKGLFGWIRTLPWDEPMLVATALALLMLTAGGFGGMINASYGMNTMVHNTMWVPAHFHLIFAGTTIIMYFAIAYHLWPKMTGRELFSKSLAVKQLWVWFIGMLILTIPWHYVGLLGMPRRTALMPYDPVYVDPWKSTLFAMAIGGVVLAVSAVMLIYNLVMTQVNRAREADRELKFAEPIHPVLSLPAPLNGFTLWNSIILIYMIAGWGYPIAQFFVMNTQNALPWGW, from the coding sequence ATGACTGAGAGGGAGAAACCGAACGGCCTGGCCCTGAGTCACATGTGGGTGGCCATGATCACGTTTCTGGTCGCAGCCTTTCTTGGCCTGTACCAGGTGCTCGAGCGTGCCGAATACATCCCGGCGTGGGCGGAAGGATACTACACCTCAGTCACTGCGCACGGCGTGATCATGGCCTACGTGCTGACCACCTTTTTTATCGTGGGATTCGGTTACTACTGTGCCTCGAGCAGCCTGAAACGACCGATCTGGAGTCCGGGACTCGCCTGGGGTGGGTTTCTGATGATGCTGGTCGGTGTGCTGCTCGTGGTCTATGCCATCGTCACCGGCCAGGGAACGGTACTCTATACGTTCTACCCGCCGCTGACCGCGCACTGGACCTTCTACGTGGGCGCGGCCCTGCTGGTCGTGGGCTCGATCGCCTGGATCATCATCATGATCGTGATGCCGATCCGGTGGAAACGGGAAAACCCAGGCCAACCCCTCCCCCTGATCATGTTCACCACCACGGCCAACGCACTGCTGTGGGGCTGGACCCTGGTCGGTGTGGCCCTGGAGGTCGTGTTCCAACTGATCCCCCTGTCTGTTGGCTGGATCGATTCCGTCGATGTGGGCCTGGCCAAAACGCTGTTCGCCTGGACCCTGCACCCCATCGTTTACTTCTGGCTGATCCCGGCATACCAGGCCTTCTACATGCTGGTGCCCCGGGTAGCCGGCGGCCGGCTGTTCAGTGACGAGATGGCACGTGTGGCCTTCATCATGCTGCTGGTGTTCAGCCTGCCGATCGGGATGCACCACCTCTATGTCGATCCATTCCAGGCGGCGGGATGGAAACTGTTCCATGCCTTCGGCACCTTCATGGTGGCGGTGCCGACACTGATCACCGGATTTACCGTCCTGGCGGGCCTGGAGCTTGCCGGGCGACTGCGTGGCGGCAAGGGCCTGTTCGGCTGGATTCGCACCCTGCCCTGGGACGAACCCATGCTGGTAGCGACCGCGCTGGCGCTGCTGATGCTGACCGCCGGCGGTTTCGGTGGGATGATCAATGCCAGCTACGGCATGAATACCATGGTGCACAATACCATGTGGGTACCGGCCCATTTTCACCTCATCTTTGCCGGCACGACGATCATCATGTACTTCGCCATCGCCTATCACCTGTGGCCGAAGATGACTGGAAGGGAACTCTTCTCGAAGTCCCTGGCGGTCAAGCAACTGTGGGTCTGGTTCATCGGCATGCTGATCCTGACGATCCCGTGGCACTACGTGGGTCTGCTCGGCATGCCGCGGCGTACCGCGTTGATGCCGTACGATCCGGTCTACGTCGATCCCTGGAAATCGACGCTGTTTGCCATGGCCATTGGCGGCGTCGTGCTGGCAGTCTCGGCCGTGATGCTGATTTACAATCTTGTCATGACCCAGGTGAATCGGGCGCGGGAGGCGGATCGTGAACTGAAATTCGCCGAGCCGATCCACCCCGTCCTCAGTCTGCCCGCACCCCTGAACGGGTTCACGCTGTGGAACTCGATCATCCTGATCTACATGA